The following proteins come from a genomic window of Lolium rigidum isolate FL_2022 chromosome 5, APGP_CSIRO_Lrig_0.1, whole genome shotgun sequence:
- the LOC124655032 gene encoding peptidyl-prolyl cis-trans isomerase NIMA-interacting 4-like, with protein MGKDGKAKDAKGKGKQAASSSDDAGGGKGGKGKGKGGKGGDDLGTCTYVKARHVLCEKQGKINEAYKKLQEGWLDNGDKVPPAEFAKVASEFSECPSGKKGGDLGWFPRGKMAGPFQEVAFNTPVGATSAPFKSTHGYHFILCEGRKN; from the exons ATGGGGAAGGACGGGAAGGCGAAGGATGCCAAGGGCAAGGGCAAGCAGGCGGCCAGCTCCTCCGACGACGCCGGAGgcggcaagggaggcaagggcaagggGAAGGGCGGCAAGGGAGGCGACGACCTCGGCACCTGCACCTACGTCAAAG CTAGGCACGTCCTGTGCGAGAAGCAGGGGAAGATCAATGAGGCGTACAAGAAGCTGCAGGAAGGCTGGTTGGACAACGGGGATAAGGTCCCTCCTGCTGAGTTCGCCAAG GTAGCTTCAGAATTCTCTGAGTGCCCATCAGGAAAGAAAGGTGGAGATCTTGGATGGTTCCCACGCGGCAAAATGGCCGGTCCTTTCCAGGAAGTTGCATTTAACACACCTGTGGGAGCTACTAGTGCGCCATTTAAGTCTAC GCACGGGTACCACTTCATCCTGTGCGAAGGGAGGAAGAACTGA